GGCGTCTTGGAGAGCAGCAATTTCGAGCTCTGACGGCTCCCACGGCAGGGTTATCGCGGTGATGCGCGCCCCCAGCACGGGGTGGTGTCAGTTCTATGCGTGTCATGCAGGGCTGGGTTGACGGGATTCAAGGTCTTGCCAGCGCCGGAAGGCCAGCGCGAGGTCCTCCTCCATCTGTGCGAGGTTTTGCTGCGCGGCGCGCTGCAGGTCGACCGATTGCTGGTAGAAATCCGCGTCGGCCATGGTCTCGTGCATTTTGGCGATGCGTGCTTCGAGTTTTTCGATGTCCTGCGGCAGGCGCTTGAGTTCCCGCTGGTCGGTGGGGCTGAGACCGGGCATCGCCTGTTTGACTTGGGGCTGGACGCGGGCTGGCGCTGGTGTCCTGGCTGCGGACCGTGCGGGAGGGGTTTCGATCCGCCGCTGACGCAACCAGTCGTCGTAGTCGCCGACGTAGTGGCGAAAGCCACGTTCGCCTTCGTGCACCAGCAGGCCATCGACCACTTCGTTGACAAAGGCGCGGTCGTGGGAAACCAGGATCACGGTGCCGGGGTAGTCCAGGATCAGGTTCTCAAGCAGTTCGAGGGTCTCGACGTCCAGGTCGTTGGTCGGTTCGTCCAGCACCAGCACATTGGACGGCTTGGCGAACAGACGCGCCAGCAACAGGCGGTTGCGCTCGCCGCCGGACAGCAGCTTGACCGCTGTGCGGGCGCGATCTGGCGTGAACAAAAATGCCTTCAGGTAGCCCAGCACGTGCAGGGCTTGACCGTCGAAGTCGATGCGCTCGGCGCCCTCGGCCACGTTCCAGGCGGCGTTGCGTTCCAGGTCAAGTTGTTCGCGGTTCTGGTCGAAATAGGCGATTTGCAGATTCTCGGTGCGAATCAGCGTGCCGCTGTCCGGTGCGCGCTGGCCCAGGAGTACCTGCAGCAGGGTGGTCTTGCCGCAGCCGTTGGGGCCCATGACCCCCAGGACCTGGCCGCGCTGCAACTTGAAGGTGAAGTCGCGCAGCACGGTGGTGTCCGCGATATGGGCGCCGACTTGCTGGGCTTCCAGCACCCGCTTGCTGGACTGCTCGCCAAACTGCGCCTTGATGGCCGCTCTTTGCTGGTACTTGCGCCGGCTGGCTGCGTGCTCGCGCAGATCCTCAAGTGCCCGCACGCGGCCCATGTTGCGGGTGCCACGGGCCTTCACACCCTGGCGCAGCCAGGCTTCTTCCTCGGCCAGTTTTTTGTCGAAC
This window of the Immundisolibacter sp. genome carries:
- a CDS encoding ATP-binding cassette domain-containing protein, producing the protein MLITLRAATVHYSHDPVLERVNLVVDEGERVCLVGRNGAGKSTLLKLLAGTLTPDDGEVERRDGLRVAQLPQDVPRDITGSVYSVVSSGLGTRGQLLDDYHAALEAGADGAHLESLQQALEEAGAWTTRVEVEALLTRMHLPADAQFAQLSGGFKRRVLLARALIGQPDLLLLDEPTNHLDIAGVTWLEDFLLGASLALVFISHDRVFLDRIATRIVEVDRGALYNWPGRYADFRRRKTEALASEQAADKEFDKKLAEEEAWLRQGVKARGTRNMGRVRALEDLREHAASRRKYQQRAAIKAQFGEQSSKRVLEAQQVGAHIADTTVLRDFTFKLQRGQVLGVMGPNGCGKTTLLQVLLGQRAPDSGTLIRTENLQIAYFDQNREQLDLERNAAWNVAEGAERIDFDGQALHVLGYLKAFLFTPDRARTAVKLLSGGERNRLLLARLFAKPSNVLVLDEPTNDLDVETLELLENLILDYPGTVILVSHDRAFVNEVVDGLLVHEGERGFRHYVGDYDDWLRQRRIETPPARSAARTPAPARVQPQVKQAMPGLSPTDQRELKRLPQDIEKLEARIAKMHETMADADFYQQSVDLQRAAQQNLAQMEEDLALAFRRWQDLESRQPSPA